A genomic stretch from Scheffersomyces stipitis CBS 6054 chromosome 6, complete sequence includes:
- the SNF8 gene encoding sucrose non-fermenting (involved in glucose derepression) yields MSNRNDDAYTKLGRSLSERHSDQLSTQLAVFQSALINFASDHGDEIKSNSEFRNKFTHICQSVGIDPLDLLLYSSSLSNTKSSQDSNYTISLAVRIVEVCQETRDVNGGLIRLKELVSIIRENTYINIEVTEANIEKSLATLTTLGKGYEILTISGKKWLKFTSAIGGSITNDQKKIYEICGFMGGFVTYRLLRDNYGWDKVRCKSVIDEMIMNGFLWVDSQGEKGEWQYWEPSWISS; encoded by the coding sequence ATGAGTAATAGAAATGACGACGCATACACAAAGCTTGGTAGATCACTAAGTGAAAGACATTCAGACCAGCTTTCAACCCAATTGGCTGTGTTTCAATCTGCTCTTATCAACTTTGCTCTGGATCATGGAGATGAGATCAAACTGAACTCAGAATTCCGAAACAAATTCACCCACATTTGCCAACTGGTGGGTATCGATCCTTTAGATCTTCTCTTGTATTCGAGTTCACTATCGAATACAAAGAGCTCGCAGGACAGTAATTATACAATAAGTCTAGCTGTAAGGATCGTAGAAGTGTGTCAAGAAACAAGAGATGTTAATGGTGGCCTTATCCGTCTCAAGGAATTGGTATCTATTATACGAGAAAACACATACATTAACATCGAGGTGACAGAAGCAAATATCGAGAAGTCTTTGGCTACGCTTACTACTTTGGGAAAGGGATATGAAATCTTGACAATATCAGGCAAGAAATGGCTCAAATTTACTTCTGCAATCGGAGGCTCTATCACGAATGACCAAAAGAAAATATACGAGATCTGCGGTTTCATGGGTGGATTTGTTACCTATAGATTACTCAGAGATAATTACGGCTGGGATAAAGTACGTTGCAAGTCTGTAATTGATGAAATGATCATGAATGGATTTCTTTGGGTCGATTCACAAGGCGAAAAGGGCGAATGGCAGTATTGGGAGCCATCGTGGATTTCCAGTTAG